One region of Bdellovibrio bacteriovorus genomic DNA includes:
- a CDS encoding SemiSWEET family transporter, with protein MGFNDILGWLASLILVFTMISQIKKQIHHRSADDVSYALYVGQLLSGLGLVLYSYNLKNYVFIFLNVVMMGVNFTGLYFTYKFKKNS; from the coding sequence TTGGGTTTTAATGACATCCTGGGTTGGCTGGCTTCACTGATCTTAGTTTTCACGATGATTTCGCAAATCAAAAAACAAATTCATCATCGCAGTGCCGACGATGTTTCATACGCTCTTTATGTGGGGCAGCTGCTTTCGGGTCTGGGGCTGGTGCTATACTCTTACAACTTAAAAAACTATGTTTTTATTTTTTTGAACGTGGTCATGATGGGCGTTAATTTTACGGGGCTTTACTTTACCTACAAGTTTAAGAAAAATTCATAG
- a CDS encoding DUF4112 domain-containing protein — translation MAQGIQDLEYIANQMDTRFRGPLGFRFGWDGILGLIPGVGDLVTSSFSFYIIFRAAAMGAPPVIIARMGLNVLIDNVFDVVPVLGWIFDFAWKANQKNVRLLQSFTFDQRRTQWQSRLWVFVVLFIIFALIGCFVAGGFYLLWLMISFLSMNFS, via the coding sequence ATGGCTCAAGGAATCCAAGATTTAGAATACATCGCCAACCAAATGGACACACGCTTTCGGGGACCTCTGGGGTTCCGCTTTGGCTGGGACGGAATTTTAGGATTAATCCCCGGGGTGGGGGATTTGGTCACCTCAAGCTTTTCTTTTTACATCATCTTTCGTGCCGCTGCGATGGGCGCGCCGCCCGTGATTATTGCTCGCATGGGCTTAAATGTTCTTATTGATAATGTTTTTGATGTGGTTCCAGTATTAGGATGGATTTTTGATTTTGCGTGGAAAGCCAATCAAAAAAACGTGCGACTTTTGCAAAGCTTCACTTTTGATCAGCGCAGAACCCAATGGCAAAGTCGTCTGTGGGTTTTTGTGGTGCTATTTATTATTTTCGCTTTGATTGGGTGTTTTGTGGCGGGTGGATTTTATCTTTTATGGCTGATGATCTCTTTTCTTTCTATGAATTTTTCTTAA
- a CDS encoding glycosyltransferase family 2 protein has product MTKLPISLVIITFNEEAHIERCIRSCPFVDDVVVVDSFSTDRTVEIATKMGARVFNEKWKGFGPQKAFATAQAKNPWILSLDADEALSPELAAEIIAKFSGLDPEAGFLVPRRSYYLGRWINHGGWYPDYQLRMFNKDKSQWNSAALHEKVEVKRQLKFQHDLHHWVFDDVADQVQTNNRYSSLGAQGLADKGRRFSYFNLLTKPATKFVETYFFKAGILDGLPGFLISVSAAYSVFLKWAKLWEIERVQKRS; this is encoded by the coding sequence GTGACGAAATTGCCAATTTCCCTAGTGATCATCACTTTCAATGAAGAAGCCCATATCGAGCGTTGTATTCGTTCATGCCCCTTTGTTGATGACGTGGTGGTGGTGGACAGTTTCTCGACGGATCGCACCGTTGAAATTGCCACCAAAATGGGCGCCCGCGTTTTCAATGAAAAGTGGAAAGGCTTTGGTCCTCAAAAAGCTTTCGCCACGGCTCAAGCAAAAAATCCCTGGATACTTTCCTTAGATGCTGATGAAGCTCTCAGCCCAGAGCTGGCGGCTGAAATCATCGCGAAATTCTCTGGGCTTGATCCCGAGGCGGGGTTCTTAGTTCCGCGGCGGTCTTATTACTTGGGGCGCTGGATCAACCATGGTGGATGGTATCCCGACTACCAATTGCGCATGTTTAATAAAGACAAATCACAATGGAATTCCGCTGCTTTACACGAAAAAGTAGAAGTGAAGAGGCAGCTTAAATTTCAACATGATTTACATCATTGGGTCTTTGATGATGTGGCGGACCAAGTTCAGACCAACAACCGCTACTCCAGTTTGGGAGCTCAAGGCTTGGCAGACAAGGGACGTCGTTTTTCTTATTTTAATTTGCTTACAAAACCCGCAACCAAGTTTGTGGAAACCTACTTTTTTAAGGCCGGTATTTTAGATGGCCTTCCAGGTTTTTTAATTTCCGTCAGTGCGGCTTATTCCGTATTTTTAAAATGGGCAAAGCTTTGGGAGATTGAGCGTGTTCAAAAGAGATCTTAA
- a CDS encoding rod shape-determining protein → MLSWFFKDEAGTAADLYVDLGTANTLIAARGKGIILNEPSLIAYQQTSPGKKRVIAVGTDAKEKLANNPGSIFPQKPIRDGVIADFDTTEVMLRHFLSQPGVKSAYSRPRVVVSLPYGVTEVEKKAVIQSCKAAGAKEVYLIDEPMAAAIGSGLNIKSAEGSMIIDIGGGTTEVAVIALADIVYCEAARVGGHRIDDAIIDYFRRYKKIIISESTAEHLKVTIGTAVPKKDIRTETITGRDAETGMNKNMEVSSEDVGLAMNGNIQEVINAIHKALEHTPPELVSDIIENGVVLAGGGALIRDFDLRIQNEVRLPVRVAENPLTAIAKGGEAVLSDPELLDKIQLEV, encoded by the coding sequence ATGTTATCTTGGTTCTTTAAAGACGAAGCTGGAACAGCCGCAGATCTTTATGTAGATCTTGGCACCGCTAATACGCTGATCGCCGCTCGCGGCAAAGGGATCATTTTAAATGAACCTTCACTGATTGCTTACCAACAAACAAGTCCCGGAAAAAAACGCGTGATTGCGGTCGGAACGGATGCCAAAGAAAAATTGGCAAACAACCCTGGCAGCATTTTCCCGCAAAAACCGATCCGTGATGGTGTTATTGCCGACTTTGACACCACCGAAGTGATGTTAAGACATTTCTTAAGTCAGCCCGGCGTAAAATCGGCCTATTCCCGTCCACGCGTTGTGGTGTCATTACCTTATGGGGTTACGGAAGTGGAGAAGAAAGCGGTCATCCAATCTTGCAAGGCCGCGGGAGCCAAAGAAGTTTATTTGATTGATGAGCCCATGGCGGCAGCCATTGGGTCCGGCTTAAATATCAAATCGGCTGAAGGCAGCATGATTATCGATATCGGCGGAGGAACCACCGAAGTCGCCGTGATTGCTCTTGCCGATATCGTTTATTGCGAAGCGGCCAGAGTCGGCGGTCATAGAATTGATGATGCGATCATTGATTATTTCCGTCGCTATAAAAAAATCATTATTTCTGAATCCACCGCCGAACACTTAAAAGTAACTATCGGCACCGCCGTTCCGAAGAAAGATATTCGAACTGAGACCATCACCGGCCGTGATGCCGAGACCGGAATGAATAAAAACATGGAAGTCAGCTCTGAAGATGTGGGATTGGCGATGAATGGCAACATTCAAGAAGTTATCAATGCGATTCACAAAGCTTTAGAACACACGCCGCCCGAGTTGGTTTCAGATATTATCGAAAACGGTGTTGTCCTAGCCGGAGGCGGCGCTTTGATTCGTGATTTTGATTTACGCATTCAAAACGAAGTGCGCCTGCCCGTGAGAGTGGCGGAAAATCCGTTAACCGCCATCGCCAAAGGTGGCGAAGCGGTCTTAAGCGATCCAGAATTGCTCGACAAGATTCAGCTAGAAGTCTAA
- a CDS encoding aminotransferase class IV has translation MIPVLTTSDIQKKISEHSYPAQKTYLAMYSTWWGGIIKDPAMMMVPIDDHLVHRGDGVFEAIKVVDGKVYLMEEHLKRLESSAQIIGLPLPMPLENIRNVLLETTKVSGTENAVLRLYISRGPGHFSTNPYDSIGSQMYLVVTHLTRLSDQKYQDGVKIGKSKIPPKESWLAKIKTCNYLPNVMMKKESVDRHLDFTIGIDHQGFLTEGSTENIVIVDKDGNLLRPELRQILKGTTMIRTLELADSLLKTGKIKSISEKNLTEKDLQTAKEAMMIGTTLDVLPVSEYEGQKIGEGRQGPVAKELLSLLREDMKSGPKATAI, from the coding sequence GTGATTCCTGTATTAACGACCTCTGACATCCAAAAAAAGATCTCTGAACACAGTTATCCTGCGCAAAAAACCTATTTGGCCATGTATAGCACTTGGTGGGGCGGAATTATCAAGGACCCTGCAATGATGATGGTTCCGATTGATGATCATTTGGTTCATCGGGGTGATGGTGTTTTTGAAGCCATTAAAGTGGTTGATGGCAAGGTTTACTTGATGGAAGAACACTTAAAGCGTTTAGAGTCCTCGGCTCAAATTATTGGTCTCCCGTTACCCATGCCATTAGAAAACATCCGTAATGTGTTACTTGAAACCACGAAGGTGTCAGGAACCGAGAATGCGGTTTTGCGGCTTTATATTTCTCGCGGGCCGGGTCATTTTTCAACCAACCCTTATGACAGCATTGGGTCGCAAATGTATCTGGTGGTGACCCATCTTACGCGGTTGTCGGATCAAAAATATCAAGACGGTGTTAAGATCGGGAAAAGTAAAATTCCGCCCAAAGAGTCCTGGCTTGCAAAAATAAAAACCTGCAATTATTTGCCCAATGTGATGATGAAAAAAGAAAGTGTGGATCGCCATCTTGATTTTACAATCGGTATCGACCATCAAGGCTTTTTAACTGAAGGCAGCACTGAAAATATCGTGATCGTTGATAAAGACGGAAATCTTTTAAGACCCGAGCTTCGCCAGATTTTGAAGGGCACCACGATGATTCGCACTTTAGAATTGGCGGACAGCCTTTTAAAGACTGGAAAAATCAAATCCATTTCTGAAAAAAATCTCACGGAAAAAGATCTACAAACGGCAAAAGAAGCCATGATGATCGGAACAACCTTAGATGTGTTGCCCGTTTCCGAGTACGAAGGACAAAAAATCGGCGAGGGACGGCAAGGTCCCGTCGCTAAAGAGCTTTTAAGTCTTTTACGAGAAGATATGAAAAGCGGCCCGAAGGCCACCGCGATTTAG
- a CDS encoding carbonic anhydrase, with amino-acid sequence MLKIIVMALVAVSLSACSSFTRRAPQQSDEMKVVLKDKDGNIKEASGLPATSNGKEVTKIAPDEQVAESKAASEVKEAVSAAADHIAATHGKETQTRKVGKVPAYKALGWLKNGNTRFMKGRFRADGVSAKDRARLAGAETPHAIVVGSSDSRVPPEIIFDQKLGEIFVVRGAVAASDLGLLSSVEYGVLDLGPNLIVVLGNNSKDSWEHVDRLAQELQDRSDIVRDAIASGDVKIVTAMYNLETGRVDWR; translated from the coding sequence ATGTTAAAAATTATCGTCATGGCTTTAGTGGCCGTTTCTTTAAGCGCTTGCTCAAGCTTTACCCGCAGAGCACCACAACAATCAGATGAAATGAAAGTGGTCCTCAAGGACAAAGATGGAAACATCAAAGAGGCGTCAGGACTGCCTGCGACTTCAAATGGAAAAGAAGTCACCAAAATCGCCCCGGACGAACAAGTCGCTGAAAGCAAAGCCGCTTCCGAAGTGAAAGAAGCGGTTTCAGCGGCGGCCGACCATATTGCGGCCACTCATGGCAAAGAAACTCAAACTCGTAAAGTTGGTAAAGTTCCTGCTTACAAAGCCTTGGGGTGGTTAAAAAACGGAAACACGCGTTTTATGAAAGGCCGCTTCCGTGCGGACGGCGTTTCAGCTAAAGATCGTGCTCGCTTAGCGGGGGCCGAAACTCCTCACGCGATCGTGGTGGGATCTAGTGATTCTCGCGTTCCGCCAGAAATCATTTTTGACCAAAAACTGGGCGAGATCTTTGTGGTTCGTGGTGCGGTGGCCGCTTCAGATTTAGGCCTGCTTTCAAGTGTTGAATACGGCGTTTTGGATCTTGGACCTAACTTGATCGTGGTTTTAGGCAATAATTCGAAAGATTCTTGGGAACATGTCGATCGTTTAGCCCAAGAGCTTCAAGATCGCTCTGATATCGTGCGTGACGCTATTGCTTCGGGAGATGTAAAAATCGTCACAGCCATGTATAACCTTGAAACGGGCCGCGTAGACTGGCGCTAA
- the metG gene encoding methionine--tRNA ligase encodes MTAKRKILMTCALPYANGYIHLGHLVEYLQADFWARFQTMRGHECTFICADDTHGTPIMVKAREQGITPETLIAKSYEEHTKDFADFQVKFSRYGSTNSEENRLLCEYFYKKFVEGGHTRTQAIQQLYCEHDKMFLPDRFVKGTCPNCKSKDQYGDSCDVCGATYAPSDMKDVHCSLCGTAPVLKGSESIFFKLNDFKAYLEEWIPKHCAPEVGKKMLEWFSADLLDLDISRDEPYFGFAIPGTNNKKFFYVWVDAPMGYMSTTEQWAKTHGKTLKDIWQDPDREIYHFIGKDIARFHTIFWPAFLKAAEFRSPNQVFVHGHLMVNGEKMSKSKGTFIAARTYLNHLNPEYLRFYYATKLTSSVDDIDLNLEEFVNRVNSELVGKITNLGSRGGQMLKKKMDGVMSTPDSEGLQLLEAAQKKAEVIAGFYENRDFAKAFAEIRTLADDANKYFDEKAPWKTLEADPAGTKQVITTTLNIFRMLAIFMKPVLPEYTLKVEKLLGEKDYIWDDAQKILTNRPINDYEHLATRVEADKVKAMVEESRKINEEIAAAKAASSKPAAAASAPTKSAKAEPVDPNAYAPEIEFADFEKVDLRIGHIVEAEEIKEADKLLRLKVDIGGGQIRQIISGIKAAYKAESMVGRQVLVCVNLKPRKMKFGMSEGMILAAGTGGSDLFVLSADAGAKVGQRVK; translated from the coding sequence ATGACTGCCAAACGTAAGATTCTGATGACCTGTGCTTTACCCTATGCCAATGGATACATCCATTTGGGCCACTTGGTAGAGTATCTGCAAGCCGATTTCTGGGCGCGTTTTCAGACCATGCGCGGTCATGAGTGCACTTTTATTTGCGCTGATGACACTCACGGCACCCCGATCATGGTGAAAGCGCGTGAACAAGGTATCACGCCAGAAACTTTGATCGCCAAAAGTTACGAAGAACACACCAAAGACTTTGCTGATTTCCAAGTGAAGTTTTCCCGATACGGCTCTACCAATTCTGAAGAAAACCGTCTTTTGTGTGAATATTTTTATAAAAAATTCGTTGAGGGTGGTCACACACGCACTCAAGCCATCCAACAACTTTACTGTGAACACGATAAGATGTTCTTACCGGATCGCTTTGTGAAAGGAACCTGCCCGAATTGTAAATCCAAAGATCAATACGGTGATTCTTGTGACGTGTGTGGGGCGACTTATGCGCCCAGTGACATGAAAGACGTTCACTGTTCTTTGTGTGGCACCGCACCTGTTTTAAAAGGCAGTGAGAGTATTTTCTTTAAACTGAATGACTTTAAAGCCTACCTTGAAGAATGGATCCCGAAACATTGCGCGCCGGAAGTCGGCAAAAAAATGCTCGAGTGGTTCAGTGCGGATCTTTTAGATTTAGATATTTCGCGTGATGAGCCGTACTTTGGTTTTGCGATCCCGGGCACGAACAACAAAAAATTCTTTTATGTTTGGGTGGATGCTCCAATGGGATATATGTCCACGACCGAACAATGGGCAAAAACCCATGGCAAAACTTTAAAAGACATCTGGCAAGATCCGGATCGCGAGATCTATCATTTCATTGGTAAAGATATTGCCCGCTTCCACACGATTTTTTGGCCCGCGTTCTTAAAAGCCGCCGAGTTCCGTTCACCGAATCAAGTTTTCGTTCACGGTCACTTGATGGTGAATGGTGAAAAAATGTCTAAATCTAAAGGGACATTTATCGCCGCTAGAACTTATTTGAACCATTTAAATCCTGAATATTTACGTTTTTATTACGCGACAAAATTGACTTCATCCGTGGATGACATTGACTTGAACTTGGAAGAGTTCGTCAATCGCGTGAATTCAGAGCTTGTGGGTAAGATCACGAATCTTGGCTCCCGCGGGGGCCAGATGTTAAAAAAGAAAATGGACGGCGTGATGTCGACTCCGGATTCTGAAGGGCTTCAACTGCTGGAAGCAGCCCAGAAAAAAGCGGAGGTTATCGCGGGATTTTATGAAAACCGTGATTTCGCGAAGGCTTTTGCGGAAATTCGCACCTTGGCGGATGACGCCAATAAGTACTTTGACGAAAAAGCTCCGTGGAAAACTTTAGAAGCAGATCCTGCCGGAACTAAGCAAGTCATCACGACGACTTTAAATATTTTCCGCATGCTTGCGATCTTTATGAAGCCCGTGTTGCCAGAGTACACTCTGAAAGTGGAAAAACTTTTAGGTGAAAAAGACTATATCTGGGACGATGCTCAAAAAATTCTGACCAATCGCCCTATTAACGACTATGAGCACTTAGCGACTCGTGTAGAGGCCGACAAAGTGAAAGCCATGGTGGAAGAAAGCCGCAAGATCAATGAAGAGATCGCAGCGGCTAAAGCGGCGAGTTCAAAACCCGCAGCTGCGGCGAGTGCGCCCACAAAATCGGCAAAGGCAGAGCCCGTCGATCCTAACGCTTACGCGCCCGAGATTGAATTTGCAGATTTTGAAAAAGTCGATTTACGTATCGGGCATATCGTTGAGGCTGAAGAAATCAAAGAGGCCGACAAATTGCTTCGCTTAAAAGTCGATATCGGTGGTGGACAGATTCGTCAGATTATTTCTGGAATCAAAGCGGCTTACAAGGCGGAAAGCATGGTGGGCCGTCAAGTTTTGGTGTGCGTGAATTTAAAACCACGCAAGATGAAATTTGGTATGTCTGAGGGCATGATTTTAGCGGCCGGCACAGGTGGCAGTGATCTTTTTGTCCTGTCAGCAGATGCAGGTGCCAAAGTCGGTCAACGCGTGAAGTGA
- a CDS encoding RNA methyltransferase, whose protein sequence is MSRLSDLEKHLVPDMTLKHFSGFAVPFERLLNKNLQDDDFLIIENDRSAIEVAEKLPLVFVLDNIRSAFNVGSIFRTAECLGASKVYLCGYTPTPEQWKVEKTAMGTQEYLEWAEAGKLLECLEELKDEGYRIVALETAATALDLYAPFSAEPTAFVLGNERFGLDAEILKVIDEVRIIPLRGRKNSLNVGVTAAIAGFEWMRQWRTK, encoded by the coding sequence GTGTCACGCCTTAGTGATTTGGAAAAGCACTTAGTGCCCGACATGACATTAAAGCATTTTTCAGGATTTGCGGTGCCCTTTGAGCGTTTGCTGAATAAGAATCTGCAAGACGATGATTTTTTAATTATAGAAAATGATCGCTCTGCCATCGAAGTGGCAGAGAAATTACCACTGGTCTTTGTCTTAGATAATATCCGCTCAGCCTTTAATGTGGGCTCGATCTTTCGCACGGCCGAGTGTCTAGGAGCCAGCAAAGTGTATCTTTGCGGTTACACCCCGACGCCTGAGCAATGGAAGGTTGAAAAAACCGCTATGGGCACGCAAGAGTACCTTGAATGGGCGGAAGCTGGGAAACTTTTAGAGTGTTTAGAAGAACTGAAAGACGAAGGCTATCGCATTGTGGCCTTAGAGACGGCCGCCACCGCGCTTGATCTTTACGCGCCCTTTAGTGCTGAACCCACCGCCTTTGTTTTAGGGAATGAGCGCTTTGGCTTAGATGCTGAAATATTAAAAGTGATTGATGAAGTTCGCATCATTCCTTTGCGCGGACGAAAAAATTCCCTGAATGTGGGAGTGACGGCCGCGATTGCGGGATTTGAATGGATGAGACAGTGGCGCACAAAATAG
- the tsaA gene encoding tRNA (N6-threonylcarbamoyladenosine(37)-N6)-methyltransferase TrmO, producing the protein MAHKIEIEAIGTFKSDQVQPYEAGRQPDEFHSEGCIELFAGSNFEQALMGLEGCEYIWVLFQFHHNPNWNPMVLPPRGRDTKIGVFATRSPYRPNGIGMSCVRVERIDKLKIYVAGADILDGSPIIDIKPYVAYADSIPGAEPEWLKNAERFEISVSPLAEKKISWLESHGVSQLRGFIRHQLEYEPTNSKKKRVKAQEKDYILAYRTWRVQFQIKGTLLEVSDVFSGYSDHDLKLEEDTYSDKDLHRLFLKTFI; encoded by the coding sequence GTGGCGCACAAAATAGAAATCGAAGCTATTGGAACTTTTAAATCTGACCAAGTGCAACCCTATGAAGCCGGAAGACAACCTGATGAGTTTCATTCCGAAGGTTGCATCGAACTTTTTGCAGGCTCTAATTTTGAACAAGCCTTAATGGGTCTAGAGGGGTGTGAATACATCTGGGTTCTTTTTCAGTTCCATCATAATCCAAATTGGAATCCGATGGTGCTGCCACCTCGCGGACGAGATACTAAAATTGGCGTATTTGCCACCCGCTCCCCTTACCGTCCGAATGGTATTGGCATGAGCTGCGTGCGCGTGGAGCGCATTGATAAATTAAAAATCTATGTGGCGGGAGCAGATATCTTAGATGGCAGTCCGATCATTGATATTAAACCTTACGTGGCCTATGCCGATTCTATTCCGGGGGCGGAGCCTGAATGGCTAAAAAATGCCGAACGATTTGAAATATCTGTGAGCCCGTTGGCCGAAAAAAAGATTTCTTGGCTTGAAAGCCACGGCGTCTCACAGTTGCGAGGCTTTATTCGTCATCAATTAGAATATGAACCCACCAATTCGAAAAAGAAGCGAGTCAAAGCCCAGGAAAAGGACTATATCTTAGCTTACCGCACTTGGCGCGTGCAGTTTCAGATTAAAGGAACCTTGCTTGAGGTTTCAGATGTCTTTTCGGGATATTCAGATCACGACCTGAAATTAGAAGAAGATACCTACAGCGATAAAGATCTTCACCGCCTGTTTTTAAAGACTTTTATTTAA
- a CDS encoding SpoIIE family protein phosphatase, which yields MKLNSQIKILISVLLVFAVLTSGVIFLKSQFTEKKEMITDLILQKNRFLSRAIQGAEFSKIPQILNEELSVPEWSRTMLIDKNGKILFQDSYSKSQHDDVLLKSDRLRQVLSGGSSEGLFNDVSFADGEVFLGYNQVPGVGLILSVAPVSLIQKSMAFQALSVGIITILILTFGLLLFSAVLNRLTLGLEVLSKEVDNIGQGNLKARIKHKLGAQEIEVLANAFNSMAKNIEDLILVKEKKSYMDAEIRTAEKVQKSFFPELHVDERHYSISGYSEQLHGCGGDWLYHFRRGDMLYLGVGDVTGHGLSSALLTGVSRAVFSVFEDDPKISPARMLENLHKVLYKVAQGSLTMTFFLAKIDMTTGECTYSNASHCSPLLLNKSSGEWNSEFILGDAGPLLGSESQTSFTDNKCVIKKGDWLFVYTDGVPEMKIGPAEGQPKSLGDRRMIKLLKESLTKKGPSLTQHIASRLKDMRSIHPVDDDFSWMMVEFK from the coding sequence ATGAAACTCAATTCACAAATTAAAATATTGATTTCAGTCCTGTTGGTTTTTGCGGTCTTAACCAGTGGGGTGATTTTTCTGAAATCACAGTTCACTGAAAAAAAGGAAATGATCACTGATCTTATCTTGCAAAAAAATCGTTTTTTAAGTCGCGCCATTCAGGGAGCGGAATTTTCTAAAATCCCCCAAATTTTAAACGAAGAGCTCAGCGTGCCCGAGTGGTCGCGAACGATGTTGATTGATAAAAATGGCAAGATCCTTTTTCAAGACTCTTATTCCAAGTCCCAGCATGATGATGTTCTTTTGAAAAGCGATCGTTTGCGTCAGGTTCTTAGTGGCGGCAGCAGTGAAGGACTTTTTAACGATGTCAGCTTTGCCGATGGCGAGGTGTTTTTAGGTTACAATCAAGTTCCCGGCGTGGGATTGATTTTATCCGTGGCCCCCGTATCTCTAATTCAAAAATCCATGGCGTTTCAAGCGCTCAGCGTGGGAATCATCACGATCTTAATTTTAACCTTCGGTCTTTTGCTTTTTTCCGCAGTACTAAATCGTCTGACTTTGGGGTTAGAAGTTCTTTCGAAAGAAGTTGATAATATCGGTCAGGGAAATCTTAAAGCGCGTATTAAGCATAAACTGGGTGCCCAAGAAATCGAAGTATTGGCGAATGCCTTTAACTCGATGGCTAAAAACATCGAAGATTTGATCTTAGTTAAAGAAAAAAAGTCTTACATGGATGCAGAGATTCGCACTGCCGAAAAAGTTCAGAAAAGTTTTTTTCCTGAACTTCACGTGGATGAGCGGCATTATTCTATCTCAGGGTACAGTGAGCAATTGCATGGCTGCGGCGGGGACTGGCTTTATCATTTTCGGCGAGGTGATATGCTTTATTTGGGCGTCGGGGATGTCACCGGTCACGGGCTGTCCTCGGCATTGCTTACGGGCGTGAGTCGCGCCGTATTCTCGGTTTTTGAAGACGATCCCAAGATTTCTCCGGCCAGGATGCTAGAAAATCTGCATAAGGTTTTATATAAGGTCGCTCAAGGAAGTTTAACGATGACTTTCTTTTTAGCAAAAATAGATATGACGACGGGCGAATGTACCTACTCCAATGCCAGCCACTGTTCGCCTTTGTTATTGAATAAATCTTCCGGAGAATGGAACAGTGAATTTATCTTAGGGGATGCCGGTCCCTTATTGGGCAGCGAAAGTCAGACTTCTTTTACGGATAATAAATGTGTTATAAAAAAAGGCGATTGGCTTTTCGTGTACACCGACGGGGTGCCAGAAATGAAAATTGGACCCGCAGAGGGGCAACCTAAGAGTTTAGGCGATCGCCGGATGATCAAACTTCTTAAAGAATCACTGACTAAAAAAGGCCCCTCATTAACTCAGCATATTGCCTCGCGACTTAAAGATATGCGCTCGATTCATCCCGTCGACGATGATTTTTCCTGGATGATGGTGGAATTTAAATAA
- a CDS encoding PEGA domain-containing protein yields the protein MNKLLGLTSFLFLTSCATAHFRIETEPANAEVQINNKVVGMTPLDIKPEMNPEAFAKPLLSVKISKPGFESQNVFVDSGASQTLNFNLTAYTAEYFKERMLLNFSRQVNGLSRGILEIQGFIASGKFPVAQERLNNFMKEYPNVASAYVLQATLDLENKNPTMAFKNLQRALTLDPDDAVAARLVERLKKERGSQ from the coding sequence ATGAATAAGCTTTTGGGGTTGACGTCTTTTTTATTTCTTACTTCATGTGCGACAGCCCATTTTCGTATTGAAACCGAGCCGGCTAATGCCGAAGTTCAAATCAATAACAAAGTTGTTGGCATGACTCCTTTAGATATTAAACCCGAAATGAATCCAGAAGCCTTTGCTAAACCCTTACTGAGCGTAAAAATCAGTAAACCTGGTTTTGAATCGCAGAACGTGTTTGTTGATTCGGGGGCAAGTCAGACCTTGAATTTTAATCTGACAGCTTACACAGCGGAATATTTCAAAGAACGCATGCTTTTAAATTTCTCAAGACAAGTCAACGGCCTATCGCGTGGGATCTTAGAGATTCAAGGCTTTATTGCTTCCGGTAAGTTTCCGGTAGCTCAAGAACGACTGAATAATTTTATGAAAGAATATCCTAATGTGGCTTCCGCTTATGTGTTGCAGGCGACCTTGGATCTTGAAAATAAAAATCCTACGATGGCATTTAAGAATTTACAGCGCGCTTTGACTCTTGATCCGGATGACGCTGTCGCAGCTCGTCTTGTTGAGCGTTTGAAAAAAGAGCGAGGGTCGCAATGA
- a CDS encoding OmpA/MotB family protein gives MAAPRIDFTKKERLKPRALKDLNPYEGVPHESEDGEGWLISYADLMTLLVGFFIVLQSFSTIDDQSFEKVKKETTLLFGGEYKVPFEDLKKSIENVLTDPQIKNQVVIEPSEKGLTVTFRGALFFDPGSMELKPQALALMEKIIPVISTQASDFGIVVEGHTDDVPLNGKGPVLSNWELSSLRACRILHLFEVAKFARNKMKALGWGDTRPIVPNKDANGLDIPANQAQNRRVVIKIIKSAEALNE, from the coding sequence ATGGCGGCGCCAAGAATTGACTTCACTAAAAAAGAAAGGCTTAAGCCTCGTGCGTTGAAGGATTTAAATCCTTACGAGGGCGTGCCTCATGAATCCGAGGACGGCGAGGGGTGGCTGATTTCCTATGCCGACTTGATGACGCTTTTAGTGGGCTTTTTTATCGTTTTGCAAAGCTTTTCCACGATCGACGATCAGTCTTTTGAGAAAGTTAAAAAAGAAACCACATTACTTTTTGGCGGCGAATACAAAGTTCCGTTTGAAGACCTTAAAAAAAGCATTGAAAATGTTTTAACGGACCCGCAAATCAAAAACCAAGTGGTCATCGAACCTTCAGAAAAGGGTTTGACCGTGACTTTCCGCGGAGCGCTCTTTTTTGATCCGGGTTCCATGGAGTTAAAACCTCAAGCCCTGGCTTTGATGGAAAAAATCATTCCGGTGATTTCCACGCAAGCCAGTGATTTTGGGATCGTGGTTGAAGGACATACCGACGACGTCCCCTTAAACGGCAAGGGGCCAGTCTTATCCAACTGGGAACTTTCAAGCCTGCGCGCTTGTCGTATTTTGCATCTTTTTGAAGTGGCCAAGTTTGCGCGCAATAAGATGAAAGCTTTAGGATGGGGAGATACTCGTCCGATCGTCCCCAATAAAGATGCAAACGGCCTCGATATTCCCGCCAACCAGGCGCAGAATCGTCGTGTGGTTATTAAAATCATCAAATCTGCAGAGGCTTTAAATGAATAA